From Oncorhynchus mykiss isolate Arlee chromosome 25, USDA_OmykA_1.1, whole genome shotgun sequence, a single genomic window includes:
- the cmpk2 gene encoding UMP-CMP kinase 2, mitochondrial gives MARRMMSRLGQWSSYVFAVDFDTNSDPIYFALASKQSERPQVFRNVLADEKCYSLHVQSDDKIERAKFYGGLKKKLSKELPPECTILEMSIFQPNVKDSVIKGYFLKDASKSSATERVLGELLRNDPVYVCSYLCGGEDRQWSQHLWSNTEDGWVEVLEKYCVVPAEKPVHHPSTLSIINYDVFYSFEDAYKVLQQCVDIIPESKAVLELVDQRLESKEKTDFPVIVIEGLDATGKTTLTESLTEALGATLLKSPPQCLSPWRARFDTEPPLIRRAFYALGNYLTAGQIGQEARQAPVIVDRYWHSTAAYAIATAVGGKLGNLPQAGSEVYGWPGDLLRPSLVLMLSLSSQERMRRLQVRGQDKTMEEEELEANHLFRQKVEEAYQRIEGPACITVDASPSPDQVLQQVLLLIREKCHL, from the exons ATGGCAAGACGCATGATGTCCCGGTTGGGCCAGTGGTCTTCTTATGTTTTTGCAGTGGACTTCGATACGAACTCTGACCCAATCTACTTCGCCCTAGCAAGCAAGCAGAGCGAGCGGCCACAAGTGTTCAGAAATGTCCTCGCTGATGAAAAGTGCTACTCGCTCCATGTGCAGAGCGATGACAAAATTGAAAGAGCAAAGTTTTATGGAGGACTGAAAAAAAAACTTTCAAAAGAGTTACCTCCAGAATGTACGATTTTGGAAATGTCCATATTTCAGCCAAATGTCAAAGATTCTGTCATCAAAGGATATTTTCTAAAAGACGCATCTAAGTCCTCAGCGACTGAACGAGTATTAGGCGAGTTGCTTCGCAATGACCCAGTCTATGTATGCTCCTACTTGTGCGGgggagaggacagacagtggTCGCAACACCTGTGGTCCAATACAGAAGACGGTTGGGTGGAGGTGTTGGAGAAATACTGCGTGGTACCTGCTGAAAAGCCAGTGCATCATCCTTCAACTCTCAGCATTATCAACTATGACGTATTCTATAGTTTTGAGGATGCCTACAAAGTTCTGCAACAG TGTGTTGACATCATCCCGGAGTCCAAGGCAGTGCTGGAGCTTGTGGACCAGCGACTCGAGTCTAAGGAGAAAACGGACTTTCCTGTTATTGTCATAGAGGGATTGGATGCTACAG GGAAAACCACTCTGACTGAGTCCCTGACGGAGGCACTGGGGGCCACTCTCCTGAAGTCCCCTCCGCAGTGTCTGTCCCCATGGAGGGCCCGCTTCGACACTGAGCCCCCCCTCATCCGCAGGGCCTTCTACGCCCTTGGGAATTACCTGACAGCAGGACAGATAGGCCAGGAGGCCAGACAAGCACCTGTCATTGTAGACAG GTACTGGCACAGCACAGCAGCCTACGCCATTGCCACGGCGGTGGGTGGTAAGCTGGGTAACCTGCCCCAGGCTGGCAGTGAGGTGTATGGCTGGCCAGGGGACCTCCTGAGGCCCAGCCTGGTGCTGATGCTCAGCCTCAGCTcacaggagaggatgaggagactacaggtcagaggtcaggacaagaccatggaggaggaggagctggaggcCAATCACCTGTTCAGACAGAA